A DNA window from Fusarium fujikuroi IMI 58289 draft genome, chromosome FFUJ_chr11 contains the following coding sequences:
- a CDS encoding glycerate/formate dehydrogenase-like protein, which yields MSPSRTSQRPHVVSLGAPKFAGADYLEAFSRDHDFDVLDANDRAETQQLLPELIKEKGPVDAFVIRMGTPPFEPFDEGLLSSLAPDCRIITSASAGYNEFDVDWMSKNNILFCNSVDAVAEATADMAIFLTLAVLRNTSKAERTARAGKWRGEPGSLIPARDPTNMTLGIVGMGSIGKYLAKKAAAFNMKIKYYNRRQLPHEVEQEYNATYCSSLHELLSQSDIVSLNCPLNEKTTGLIGPAEFDAMKDGSFFVNTARGAIVNEASLKAALKSGKIARAGLDVLANEPNVDPWFLEQDNVIVQPHLGGLTDVAFQKAERECFENIRAFFKTGKANSPVNANRVSAKM from the exons ATGTCTCCAAGCCGCACTTCTCAGAGACCCCACGTTGTTAGCTTGGGAGCGCCTAAATTCGCCGGCGCTGATTATTTGGAAGCCTTTAGTCGAGACCACGACTTTGACGTGCTAGACGCCAATGATCGCGCCGAGACTCAGCAGCTATTGCCAGAGTTGATCAAAGAAAAGGGTCCTGTAGATGCTTTTGTCATTCGAATGGGCACGCCGCCTTTTGAGCCATTTGACGAGGGTCTTTTGAGTTCGTTGGCGCCCGACTGCCGCATCATCACGTCGGCATCTGCTGGATACAAcgagtttgatgttgattgGATGTCCAAGAATAACATTCTTTTCTGTAACTCAGTTGATGCTGTTGCAGAGGCGACAGCAGACATGGCCATCTTTCTCACCCTGGCTGTTCTCAGAAATACTTCCAAGGCTGAGCGCACAGCACGGGCTGGCAAGTGGCGAGGAGAGCCTGGCTCGCTCATTCCAGCTCGTGATCCCACCAACATGACGCTAGGCATCGTCGGTATGGGTTCCATCGGAAAG TATCTCGCCAAAAAGGCCGCAGCTTTCAACATGAAGATTAAATATTACAACCGTCGCCAACTACCCCATGAGGTGGAACAAGAGTACAATGCGACCTACTGCTCTTCCCTCCACGAACTATTATCCCAGTCTGATATCGTGTCCCTCAACTGCCCGCTGAATGAAAAGACCACTGGCTTGATCGGTCCAGCAGAATTTGATGCCATGAAAGATGGGAGCTTTTTTGTGAACACGGCTCGAGGAGCTATTGTCAACGAAGCCTCTCTTAAGGCGGCACTGAAATCGGGCAAGATTGCAAGGGCGGGTCTTGATGTGCTGGCGAATGAGCCAAACGTCGATCCCTGGTTTTTGGAGCAGGACAACGTTATTGTTCAACCGCACCTCGGCGGTTTGACGGATGTTGCGTTTCAAAAGGCCGAGAGGGAATGTTTTGAGAATATCAGAGCGTTtttcaagactggcaaggcCAACAGCCCTGTCAACGCGAACCGCGTAAGTGCTAAGATGTAA
- a CDS encoding related to quinate transport protein → MHPARYFSDSSLGKHIRSIRNSPREVIYNSQLLVSSALYAMSGLCITWDQGSSSVVPSLPGFSKAFGITSAANPSEVANFISFVYLTAGVGSALSFFINDRIGRLWSLRLYFAIWIIGQLIATFSYGNKGALYTARFVSGLGIGPLTVTGPMSIVEIAPTEIRGLLTVWFSVVMLLSLTISTLTVYACFLHLPASHLQYQFVWFLPTIICGIIIAASFFACESPRWLMLVGRKEEAIETLVALRGLPADHPRVAGEIADIEQQIQAEKSRYASGGGVRDILRETFMVPGNLRRVQQSLISYLLAQLSGANSVTSYLVPILSLMGINSAHGNNLFLSSMYSLSKFFYTLIASFFFIDALGRRKSLFIGITIQLISDVYLGAYIKSHQDGSVAPGASTAAIAAIFIHGFGYAVGLLVLPYVFGAELWPNSIRSFGSALSQTFHWLFYFGINRATPSILSSMHNWGAFIFFAGWCLVAVIYVFFAVPETAGLPLEHIDALFECPWWQIRSKAKTLHVTTISGSVVDEENSPESLDSKYDKIATTSKQTDS, encoded by the exons ATGCATCCCGCCCGATATTTCAGCGATTCTTCGCTCGGCAAACATATCCGAAGCATTCGAAACTCGCCACGAGAGGTTATCTATAACAGTCAACTCCTCGTCTCCTCGGCTCTTTATGCCATGTCCGGCTTGTGCATCA CGTGGGATCAAGGCTCCAGTTCCGTCGTCCCGTCTCTCCCAGGCTTCTCGAAGGCTTTCGGTATTACCTCTGCTGCGAATCCTAGCGAGGTCGCCAACTTTATATCATTCGTCTACCTGACGGCGGGCGTTGGATCAGCCCTGTcgttcttcatcaacgatcGAATCGGACGCCTCTGGTCACTGCGACTCTACTTTGCTATTTGGATTATCGGTCAGCTTATTGCAACATTCTCTTATGGAAACAAGGGTGCTCTCTACACTGCTCGCTTCGTGTCTGGACTTGGCATCGGTCCTTTGACTGTCACGGGCCCCATGTCGATTGTTGAGATCGCGCCGACCGAGATTCGTGGCCTCCTGACTGTATGGTTTAGCGTTGTTATGCTTCTGAGCTTAACTATCAGTACCTTGACCGTCTATGCTTGTTTCCTCCACCTCCCCGCCTCTCATCTCCAATACCAATTCGTATGGTTCCTTCCTACCATCATCTGCGGCATCATTATTGCTGCAAGCTTCTTCGCATGCGAGTCTCCGCGATGGCTTATGCTGGTTGGCCGCAAGGAAGAAGCTATCGAGACCTTAGTTGCTCTACGAGGTCTACCAGCTGATCACCCCCGCGTCGCTGGAGAAATCGCAGACATTGAGCAGCAGATCCAAGCTGAAAAGTCGCGATATGCTTCAGGCGGCGGTGTGAGAGATATCCTGAGAGAGACCTTTATGGTACCTGGAAACCTTCGAAGAGTCCAACAATCATTGATCTCATACCTTTTGGCTCAGCTCTCTGGTGCGAACTCTGTTACCAGCTACCTGGTGCCGATTCTCTCATTGATGGGAATAAACAGCGCTCACGGGAACAACCTATTCCTGTCGAGTATGTACTCCCTATCTAAGTTCTTTTACACGCTTATCGCCTCCTTCTTTTTCATTGATGCTCTGGGACGCCGAAAGTCCCTCTTCATCGGAATTACCATTCAGCTGATTTCTGATGTCTACCTCGGAGCCTATATCAAGAGTCACCAGGATGGTTCTGTTGCTCCAGGTGCTTCCACCGCCGCGATCGCAGCTATATTTATTCATGGGTTCGGCTACGCTGTTG GCCTCCTGGTTCTTCCATACGTCTTCGGGGCAGAGCTCTGGCCGAACAGCATTCGATCGTTCGGCTCAGCACTAAGCCAGACCTTTCACTGGCTGTTCTATTTTGGCATCAATCGGGCAACCCCTTCTATTCTCTCCAGCATGCACAACTGGGGAGCCTTTATCTTCTTTGCAGGGTGGTGTCTCGTGGCAGTAATCTACGTATTCTTCGCTGTCCCTGAGACTGCAGGATTACCCCTCGAGCACATAGATGCTCTGTTTGAGTGCCCTTGGTGgcagatcagatcaaaggccaagacgCTCCACGTAACTACAATTTCAGGTTCtgtcgttgatgaggagaa TAGCCCAGAGAGCCTTGATTCCAAGTACGATAAAATTGCGACAACAAGCAAGCAGACTGATTCTTGA